A genomic region of Cannabis sativa cultivar Pink pepper isolate KNU-18-1 chromosome 1, ASM2916894v1, whole genome shotgun sequence contains the following coding sequences:
- the LOC115705872 gene encoding uncharacterized protein LOC115705872, translating into MTKSFFFFFFVILIVSASSENPTPTPSAVHAELKNFGLPIGLLPSTTVLNYNINQTSGDFSVNLGGACKITLPPDNYLATYSKIITGNIDQGRIAKLDGIRVRAFFKWWSITGIKSSGDNLVFEVGGITVKYPSKNFDEVLACQGKHSAS; encoded by the coding sequence ATGACTaaatccttcttcttcttcttcttcgttatTCTCATTGTTTCTGCTTCTTCTGAAAACCCTACCCCAACTCCTTCTGCGGTCCACGCCGAGCTCAAAAACTTTGGCTTGCCCATCGGTCTTCTACCTTCCACCACCGTTCTCAACTACAACATCAACCAGACCTCAGGCGATTTCTCAGTCAACCTCGGAGGCGCGTGCAAGATCACTCTCCCTCCTGATAACTACCTGGCCACCTACTCCAAGATTATTACCGGTAACATCGATCAGGGTCGAATCGCGAAGCTCGATGGGATTAGAGTTAGGGCTTTCTTCAAGTGGTGGTCAATTACCGGGATAAAGTCCAGTGGCGACAATTTGGTGTTCGAGGTCGGTGGTATTACGGTCAAGTACCCGTCCAAGAACTTTGATGAGGTCCTGGCTTGTCAGGGAAAGCACTCGGCTTCCTAA
- the LOC115703701 gene encoding uncharacterized mitochondrial protein AtMg00810-like, translating into MLLIYVDDIIITRNSSRELNLFIIKLNKTFSLKDLEPLNYFLGIEVFRDNTGIYLSQGKYIAELLQKVELTNLKPSPMPMVAGKPLSLSDGEPLNSPTAYRSIIGALQYLSHTRPDISFAVNKLSQILKAPTTAHWNATKRVLRYLKGTMYHGIHISPGTQLNLVGFSDVGWACCPDDRQSIVGYCVYMGDSLISWSSKK; encoded by the coding sequence ATGTTGTTGatctatgttgatgatataatcATCACAAGGAACAGTTCAAGGGAGCTAAACTTGTTCATTATCAAACTAAACAAGACTTTCTCACTCAAAGATCTTGAACCACTCAACTATTTTCTCGGCATTGAAGTGTTTAGAGACAACACAGGTATATACCTTTCACAAGGGAAGTACATAGCAGAGTTGCTACAAAAAGTGGAGCTAACTAATCTGAAGCCTAGCCCTATGCCCATGGTTGCTGGAAAACCCCTATCCTTGTCTGATGGAGAACCTCTCAACTCACCAACAGCTTATAGAAGCATAATTGGAGCTTTACAATATCTGAGTCACACTAGACCAGATATTTCTTTTGCAGTAAATAAATTGAGCCAGATTCTTAAAGCTCCTACTACTGCTCACTGGAATGCAACTAAAAGAGTTCTCAGATATTTGAAGGGCACTATGTATCATGGGATTCACATTTCACCAGGCACTCAACTCAACCTGGTTGGATTTTCTGATGTTGGCTGGGCCTGCTGCCCTGATGATAGACAATCCATTGTAGGGTATTGTGTTTACATGGGGGATTCTCTCATTTCTTGGTCTTCTAAGAAATAA